CTCCGACTAACCTTATGTGTATTACCCAGCATTGGATTAACAAAACCTTTTGGTTTTTAATATGGATTTTCGTTTTACTATCTCAAGAGTCTTTGGCTCAGAAAACAAAAGTCAACATTACTCCTCTCACGGTGCAAGATGGTATGTCTTCAGACATCATATTTTGCACTTTTCAGGATAGTTACGGGTTCATCTGGTTTGGAACCAAAGCAGGCTTAACTCGGTATGATGGTAGACAATTTAAGGTGTTTGATATCTTCAATACGCCTCAGCTAAGCAACAATAAAATTCATGCCATTGTTCAAGACAATGAAGGTTTATTATGGGTCGGAACCGAGTTTGGGTTAACTGTCATGGATGTTCAAGGAGAGGTTCAAAAAATATACTGGTCTGATAGCAATAATCCCAAGTCAATAAGTGATAATAGGATTCGCAACTTGCACAAAGGTAAGGATGGTACTATATGGATAGGAACCGACAATGGTACGGTCGAAAGATACTTAGGCAAAGACGAGTTTGAGATTTTTTATCATTTCAATAATCAGGATGAAAGCTCCATTTATGGCGGTAGTATCACAGCCAACTTCATTACTTTTATTGCTGAAGACAATTTGGGGCAAGTTTGGGCTAGAGATTCCAGAAATAACATTGTTGTAATTCCCTCTTCATTAAGGACGTCTGAAAGCCCTTTAACGGGAAGTCAAGCACCCATAGATGTAAAGATCATTCCTGAATTAAATGCGATAGGGATAGATAAAGCTCGAAACATCTATGGACTCGATGACTCGGGTTTGTTGCAGTACGACTATGCAGACTACTCGTTTAAAGTAATAAAGCCCATTCCTGCCCCTGAATTTACAGAAGGGAATATTGTAATAAGTGAATCCGAAAATTTTTGGATTGTCGATAACAAGCACTGTGCGGAAATAGAGATTAACAGTGGACAGGTTTTCATTCACTTCGAGCCATATGTTTCTCCTTTTAAATACTCCAGAGCAAAAGGGATCGAAGATATGACCGGTACAATCTGGATGACATCCGATCAGGGTGTGATTAAGATTGTTCCCCATAAGGCAAGTGGTTTTACTCAAATCCCTTCTACATTATCTCTTTCTATAGATACCTACAGTTTTAACGGCATGCTCGAATCAAGAAATGGGGGTGTTGTAGCACATGCAGCTGATCATATGATTACAGTTGATCCATCTACATATCAATTGGATACACTTTTTGAACTTGAAGGGAAGTGTTTCGAATTGATAGAAGACGAAGACAGTTTCTGGGCGATTCATGAACACGATGGGCTCTTTAAAATTGATAAACAGTCCTATGCCACAGTGAATTATAATTTAGGGTTTAGAACTCGATATCATACTTTGCTTCAGATCAGTACCGGAGAAGTACTCATTGGGACCGGAACTGGTGTCTTTTCATTTGATCCAGTTACAGAGCAATTCACCCGTATGTATCAGGAAGATCGAATGCTACGAGTAACTAGAATCTATAAAATGATTCAATCTAGACGTGGCATCCTCTGGGCTGTCAGTAGCAATGGTCTGTTGAAACTAGGAGCTGATAATACATTCATCAATAGGTATAACCCTCAAAATTATCAGCAAAGTGGTCTTCGTAGTAATGTATTGGTCAATTTGCATGAAGATCAAAATGAGGTGCTTTGGTTGGGAGGAAGTAGTGGTGGTCTCATTCGATTTGATCCAGAACAAGAGCAGTTTCATCATTACACCAAAAAAGATGGACTAGCTAGTAATAGTGTCCAAGCTATTTTATCTACGGATAGTCTTATTTGGGTCAGTACTTCCAACGGTCTGTCGTGCTTCGATCCATCAACTGAAGTTTTTAAAAATTACTTCAAAAGAGATGGTTTGGCAGATAATGGATTTAACATCAACAGTGCTCTGAAAACCACATCTGGCCAGCTTTTTTTTGGTGGGCCCCAGGGATTGACTTCCTTTAACACGTCTCAATGGATCCAGTATCAAAAGGAGAAGGAAAGTGAATATCATGTACCACTGATCTTAAGCAGCTTTACCAAATTGGATGGTGATAAAAATGAAGTTAAAGACTTATCTACGATTGCCAGGCATAACAAGATGGTGGCTTTGAACTACTATGATCGTAATTTTTCGATTGAATTCGCACTAGCAGATTTTGGGTATCCAGAGGAGTATAGCTATGCATACATGTTAGGTGGCCTAGATAAGGGTTGGAATACTCTAGGTAATCAGACTCGCATTAACATTCCCTCCTTACCCTATGGCAACTATATGCTAAGGGTGAAAGCTAAAAATGCAAGTGGCTTATGGAGCAGTGAAGAATTGGTTATTGGACTGAGAATGAACCGGATTTACTATGAGACCCCTTTGTTTATTGGTTTGGTCATTTTCCTCCTGGGATTGGTTGTTTTTCTGTTTTTTAGAATGCGATTGCAGCGCCTGGAAAAGGCGAAACTCCATCTGGAACAAACAGTAACAGAGCGAACAAAGGAAATACTCAGTCAAAAGAACAAAATAGAATCGGATAAAGAAACTATAGAAAAGCAGGCTGAAAAACTAAAGGAATTTAATTCGGTACAGACCCGATGGTTTACCAACATCGCCCATGAACTGAGAACACCGCTTACTTTAATTCTGGGACCGATTCGTCAGTTTTTGAAATCTAACAACAATGGTTCATATGAAGGTATAAGCAATATCACTTTAGCAGAAAAGAATAGTAAGAGCCTATTACGACTCGTCAATGAAATACTCGATGTATCCAAACTAGAGTCTAATCAACTCAAACTCAACTGGCAGATCACTGATCTGACTCAGCTGGTTAAAGAAACAGCTTCTCAGTTTGATTCTATGGCCAGACAAAAGGAGGTGACATTGCGTATTGAGTTAAATCATGATATCACTGCTAAAATTGATAAAGACAGGACTCAAAATATCTTGATCAATCTTATCTACAATGCCTTGAAATTCACACACAAAGGTCAAAGTGTTAGCGTTAGACTTGAACATGATGAACATAGAGGAGCACTTGTTTGCGTACGGGATACAGGGGAGGGGATTTCTAAGGAAGACCTGCCTCATATTTTTGATCGCTATTATCAAGCCACCAATACCAATCGCATGAACCAGGGAGGGACTGGGATAGGACTGGCCTTGTCTCAAGAATTGGCGCATTTGCATGGTGGCGAGATTAATGTACAAAGTGAGCTAGGAGAGGGAAGCACATTTACCTTGAGCCTACCACCAGGTTTAATTCAAAGCTCAGAATTTATCGATGAGAAAGAATCTCTCACCACCATTTCGCCAGGTTTTGAGTTGGAGATAAAGGAAGGCAATTGGCAAGCTCAAAACAATAAGGCAGTCGAACCTTCTTCACACGATTCTACCATTCTGATCGTAGAGGACAATCCTGATATGCGACAGTACATTCACGGCATCCTGTCGGCACATCATCAGTTAGTTGAAGCAATAGATGGTTTAGATGCACTGGAGTATTTAGAAAACTCCCAGCCAGATCTGATCATTTCAGATGTCATGATGCCACGCATGGATGGCATAGAGCTCGCCAAAAGAGTCAAACAGTCAGAAGAGCTCAAATGCATTCCCTTTTTGACCCTCACAGCCAAAGCTTCTGATTCAGACAAATTGGAAGCCTTGCGCATAGGAATAGACGATTATCTGACCAAACCATTTAATGCTGAGGAGCTCGAGATTAGAGCAAGTAATTTGATATTAAATTATCAAGAAAGATTGAAAAGCGCTCAGCTAGATAACACAGATACAAAAGAGCCAAGCTATCATGACCAGCTAATCATGGATATGAAAGCATTCGTGCTAAGCGAACTAAAGAATAGTGAGTTCACCATAGAGCATCTGGCCGAATCCCAAAATATGAGTGTCAGCTCTCTCAAAAGAACCCTGAAAAAAACAGCAGGTATGAGTCCAGGTAAGTTCGTCAGAGAGATCCGTCTTCAACAAGCCCGGGCTATGCTGGAGGCCAGACAGTACGCTACAGTGCTGGAAGTCGTCTATGCGGTGGGCTTGGAAAATGCCTCACATTTCTCCAAGTTGTACTATGAGCGATTCGGTAAAAAGCCATCCGAATATCAATTGTAAAAAAAATAAAGAGGATCGAAATTGCAGGTAGAAAAACTTTACCTAATCCCCGAAAAACTCATCTGAGGCTAAATAAACCCCTGTCTGGCCTTTTTGCGTCAGCATATGGACTTTTTGGAGTAGACAGCTTGAGTCAATATCTAGAGCTTTGACTTATTATCTGTTTATTCAATAAAAACTGCTATCAAACTAGCATCAAATAAGTACTTATATGAAAACTACAACCAACATTTTAACACTACTCTTTGTTTTATTTATAATAACCTATTCTGCCCAGGGCCAGACTGATTTAGACGGTGCTGAGAGGTACATATTGAACTATGATGGTGCTACAACTGGAGAGTACATC
This is a stretch of genomic DNA from Reichenbachiella ulvae. It encodes these proteins:
- a CDS encoding hybrid sensor histidine kinase/response regulator transcription factor, with the translated sequence MAQKTKVNITPLTVQDGMSSDIIFCTFQDSYGFIWFGTKAGLTRYDGRQFKVFDIFNTPQLSNNKIHAIVQDNEGLLWVGTEFGLTVMDVQGEVQKIYWSDSNNPKSISDNRIRNLHKGKDGTIWIGTDNGTVERYLGKDEFEIFYHFNNQDESSIYGGSITANFITFIAEDNLGQVWARDSRNNIVVIPSSLRTSESPLTGSQAPIDVKIIPELNAIGIDKARNIYGLDDSGLLQYDYADYSFKVIKPIPAPEFTEGNIVISESENFWIVDNKHCAEIEINSGQVFIHFEPYVSPFKYSRAKGIEDMTGTIWMTSDQGVIKIVPHKASGFTQIPSTLSLSIDTYSFNGMLESRNGGVVAHAADHMITVDPSTYQLDTLFELEGKCFELIEDEDSFWAIHEHDGLFKIDKQSYATVNYNLGFRTRYHTLLQISTGEVLIGTGTGVFSFDPVTEQFTRMYQEDRMLRVTRIYKMIQSRRGILWAVSSNGLLKLGADNTFINRYNPQNYQQSGLRSNVLVNLHEDQNEVLWLGGSSGGLIRFDPEQEQFHHYTKKDGLASNSVQAILSTDSLIWVSTSNGLSCFDPSTEVFKNYFKRDGLADNGFNINSALKTTSGQLFFGGPQGLTSFNTSQWIQYQKEKESEYHVPLILSSFTKLDGDKNEVKDLSTIARHNKMVALNYYDRNFSIEFALADFGYPEEYSYAYMLGGLDKGWNTLGNQTRINIPSLPYGNYMLRVKAKNASGLWSSEELVIGLRMNRIYYETPLFIGLVIFLLGLVVFLFFRMRLQRLEKAKLHLEQTVTERTKEILSQKNKIESDKETIEKQAEKLKEFNSVQTRWFTNIAHELRTPLTLILGPIRQFLKSNNNGSYEGISNITLAEKNSKSLLRLVNEILDVSKLESNQLKLNWQITDLTQLVKETASQFDSMARQKEVTLRIELNHDITAKIDKDRTQNILINLIYNALKFTHKGQSVSVRLEHDEHRGALVCVRDTGEGISKEDLPHIFDRYYQATNTNRMNQGGTGIGLALSQELAHLHGGEINVQSELGEGSTFTLSLPPGLIQSSEFIDEKESLTTISPGFELEIKEGNWQAQNNKAVEPSSHDSTILIVEDNPDMRQYIHGILSAHHQLVEAIDGLDALEYLENSQPDLIISDVMMPRMDGIELAKRVKQSEELKCIPFLTLTAKASDSDKLEALRIGIDDYLTKPFNAEELEIRASNLILNYQERLKSAQLDNTDTKEPSYHDQLIMDMKAFVLSELKNSEFTIEHLAESQNMSVSSLKRTLKKTAGMSPGKFVREIRLQQARAMLEARQYATVLEVVYAVGLENASHFSKLYYERFGKKPSEYQL